One genomic window of Nocardioides daphniae includes the following:
- a CDS encoding amino acid ABC transporter permease, with translation MSDTGTPAPAGSAASGQPTAGQPSAWQPSERELARRVVRRTLHRRQLLTASAVTLAVFGSLAFGVTQLPGWERVRETFFSLEHAQESFPAILSGFWVNVKMFLIAEPIILVLGLLVALARQSRSAWLTPLRLVAVGYTDLFRGVPTILLVLLCGFGIPALGLTGVTNDLFFWALVALVLSYGAYVAEVFRAGIESIHPSQWASAQTLGLSRVQAMRHVIVPQAVRRVVPPLLNDFVSLQKDTALVSVIGIFDAVFSARDYGNYHFNYTAMVVVAAFFVALTIPLARFTDRLQRRYAERERAGAR, from the coding sequence GTGAGCGACACGGGTACGCCGGCCCCCGCCGGCAGCGCTGCCTCCGGGCAGCCCACCGCCGGGCAACCCAGCGCCTGGCAACCCAGCGAGCGCGAGCTCGCCCGGCGCGTGGTCCGGCGTACCCTCCACCGTCGCCAGCTGCTCACCGCCTCCGCGGTGACGCTGGCCGTCTTCGGCTCGCTGGCCTTCGGGGTCACCCAGCTGCCCGGGTGGGAGCGGGTCCGCGAGACCTTCTTCTCCCTCGAGCACGCGCAGGAGTCGTTCCCCGCGATCCTGTCGGGCTTCTGGGTCAACGTGAAGATGTTCCTGATCGCCGAGCCGATCATCCTGGTGCTCGGCCTGCTGGTGGCGCTGGCGCGGCAGAGCCGCTCGGCCTGGCTCACGCCGCTGCGGCTCGTCGCCGTCGGCTACACCGACCTCTTCCGGGGCGTCCCGACGATCCTGCTGGTGCTGCTCTGCGGCTTCGGCATCCCGGCGCTCGGGCTGACCGGCGTCACCAACGACCTCTTCTTCTGGGCGCTGGTCGCGCTCGTGCTGTCGTACGGCGCCTACGTCGCGGAGGTCTTCCGCGCCGGCATCGAGTCGATCCACCCGTCGCAGTGGGCGAGCGCGCAGACGCTGGGCCTGAGCCGGGTGCAGGCGATGCGCCACGTGATCGTTCCCCAGGCCGTACGCCGCGTCGTCCCGCCGCTGCTCAACGACTTCGTGTCGTTGCAGAAGGACACCGCGCTGGTCTCGGTGATCGGCATCTTCGACGCGGTCTTCTCGGCCCGCGACTACGGCAACTACCACTTCAACTACACCGCGATGGTCGTCGTGGCCGCCTTCTTCGTGGCCCTCACGATCCCGCTGGCCCGCTTCACCGACCGGCTGCAGCGGCGCTACGCGGAGCGCGAGCGGGCGGGGGCACGATGA
- a CDS encoding SDR family oxidoreductase: MTQQTILITGASSGLGAEMARQFAARGHHLALCARRTERLEELRAEINAAIPGCRISVRALDVNDHDAVFEVFRAFRAEAAAEGRRIDRVIVNAGIGKGAPLGTGKFHANKETAMTNFVAGLAQAEAAMELFRAQDGGHLVMVSSVSAKRGMPKAMTAYAATKAGVAHLAEGVRTEMHGKPQYKVSVIYPGFIVSEMSDRTRKPGLLMAPTEKGVRAIVDAVEKEKKSAAVPGWPWTPLAAVLKVAPLGVIRKMV, from the coding sequence ATGACGCAGCAGACGATCCTCATCACCGGCGCCTCCAGCGGACTCGGCGCCGAGATGGCCCGGCAGTTCGCGGCCCGCGGCCACCACCTCGCGCTGTGCGCGCGGCGTACGGAACGGTTGGAGGAGCTGCGCGCCGAGATCAACGCCGCGATCCCCGGGTGCCGCATCTCGGTGCGGGCCCTCGACGTCAACGACCACGACGCGGTCTTCGAGGTCTTCCGGGCGTTCCGCGCCGAGGCGGCCGCCGAGGGTCGCCGCATCGACCGGGTCATCGTCAACGCCGGCATCGGCAAGGGCGCCCCGTTGGGCACCGGCAAGTTCCACGCCAACAAGGAGACGGCGATGACCAACTTCGTCGCCGGGCTCGCCCAGGCCGAGGCGGCGATGGAGCTCTTCCGTGCGCAGGACGGCGGCCACCTCGTGATGGTCTCGAGCGTCTCCGCGAAGCGCGGCATGCCCAAGGCGATGACCGCGTACGCAGCCACGAAGGCCGGTGTCGCGCACCTCGCCGAGGGCGTGCGCACGGAGATGCACGGCAAGCCGCAGTACAAGGTGTCGGTGATCTACCCCGGCTTCATCGTCTCGGAGATGAGCGACCGCACCCGCAAGCCGGGGCTGCTGATGGCCCCGACCGAGAAGGGGGTCCGCGCGATCGTCGACGCGGTGGAGAAGGAGAAGAAGTCTGCGGCGGTCCCCGGCTGGCCGTGGACCCCGCTGGCCGCGGTGCTGAAGGTCGCCCCGCTGGGCGTGATCAGGAAGATGGTCTGA
- a CDS encoding TetR/AcrR family transcriptional regulator: MSTNPTRVPQEERTRAMRARLMEATVECLVECGFSGTSTTLVSQRAGVSRGAQLHHFPTKNDLVVAAVEHISTTRGAEMAAALAHAPTGEGRTRAVLELLAEHFTSPIFAAALELWVAARTDPTLAEAVGPLEQRVGRETHQLTAAALGVDGNARGARELVQATLDLVRGLGLANTISDDARRRARILDAWATTLDAQLLSPDHSTTEGA, encoded by the coding sequence ATGAGCACGAATCCGACCCGCGTCCCGCAGGAGGAGCGCACCCGCGCCATGCGGGCGCGCCTCATGGAGGCCACCGTCGAGTGCCTGGTCGAGTGCGGCTTCTCGGGCACCTCCACCACGCTGGTCAGCCAGCGCGCCGGCGTCTCCCGCGGGGCGCAGCTCCACCACTTCCCGACCAAGAACGACCTCGTCGTGGCTGCCGTCGAGCACATCTCCACCACCCGCGGCGCCGAGATGGCCGCCGCGCTGGCGCACGCCCCCACGGGGGAGGGGCGTACGCGTGCGGTGCTGGAGCTGCTCGCCGAGCACTTCACCTCGCCGATCTTCGCCGCGGCGCTCGAGCTGTGGGTCGCCGCGCGCACCGACCCGACGCTCGCCGAGGCGGTCGGACCGCTCGAGCAGCGCGTCGGTCGCGAGACCCACCAGCTGACCGCCGCCGCCCTCGGCGTCGACGGCAACGCCCGCGGCGCCCGCGAGCTGGTGCAGGCCACGCTCGACCTCGTACGCGGCCTCGGCCTCGCCAACACGATCTCCGACGACGCCCGTCGTCGCGCCCGCATCCTCGACGCGTGGGCGACCACGCTCGACGCGCAACTCCTGAGCCCCGACCACAGCACCACCGAAGGAGCCTGA
- a CDS encoding acyl-CoA dehydrogenase family protein — MAGQYVAAGGPNEQIIAQACLAKETACNAATYVCDQAVQLHGGTGYMHGTEVERHYRDARLLPIGGGATEVLTDLAAKLLGYAK, encoded by the coding sequence GTGGCCGGGCAGTACGTCGCCGCCGGCGGCCCGAACGAGCAGATCATCGCGCAGGCCTGCCTCGCGAAGGAGACCGCTTGCAACGCCGCGACGTACGTCTGTGACCAGGCCGTGCAGCTGCACGGCGGCACCGGCTACATGCACGGCACCGAGGTGGAGCGCCACTACCGCGACGCCCGGCTCCTGCCCATCGGTGGCGGTGCCACCGAAGTCCTCACTGACCTTGCCGCCAAGTTGTTGGGATACGCCAAATGA
- a CDS encoding acyclic terpene utilization AtuA family protein, whose protein sequence is MIVGPAAAHHGWTLEDHDAIAGAMVAGHVIECGTHATGGNFSGFLSLPKAARQQKMGFPIAEIAADGSSVITKHAGTGGAVTVDTVTAQLVYEIQSGLYLGPDATADLTSIEVTQQGEDRAAIAQVSGQAPPETLKVCVNELGGFRNSMEFLITGLDTDEKVAWIKEQVTEAWGDKAPATVVWSEGPPPVDDPATMAEAATILRVMCLDADAKVAGKGFTAPAVEIALASYPGCTLVGPPAPASPYGIYRPEYVSRDKVAHTVVHADGTREVVADPTTYGTADVADAGRTTASGTTAVTAGETVQLGRLVHARSGDKGGNANLGLWIPRDGGAESDEKYAARVAWLLDFVTPEKVRELVPEAADLDVDVYALPKLGAVNVVIHGLLGAGVAASTRVDPQAKALGEWVRSRHVTVEGGLL, encoded by the coding sequence GTGATCGTCGGCCCGGCCGCGGCCCACCACGGGTGGACGCTCGAGGACCACGACGCCATCGCCGGCGCCATGGTCGCGGGCCACGTCATCGAGTGCGGCACGCACGCCACCGGCGGCAACTTCTCCGGCTTTCTGAGCCTGCCCAAGGCCGCCCGCCAGCAGAAGATGGGCTTCCCGATCGCCGAGATCGCCGCCGACGGCTCCTCGGTCATCACCAAGCACGCCGGCACCGGCGGCGCCGTCACGGTCGACACCGTCACCGCGCAGCTGGTCTACGAGATCCAGTCCGGCCTCTACCTCGGCCCCGACGCCACGGCCGACCTCACCAGCATCGAGGTCACCCAGCAGGGCGAGGACCGGGCCGCGATCGCCCAGGTCAGCGGCCAGGCGCCCCCGGAGACCCTGAAGGTCTGCGTCAACGAGCTCGGCGGCTTCCGCAACTCCATGGAGTTCCTGATCACCGGCCTCGACACCGACGAGAAGGTCGCCTGGATCAAGGAGCAGGTCACCGAGGCCTGGGGCGACAAGGCGCCCGCCACGGTCGTCTGGTCCGAGGGCCCGCCGCCGGTCGACGACCCGGCCACCATGGCCGAGGCCGCCACGATCCTGCGCGTCATGTGCCTCGACGCCGACGCGAAGGTCGCCGGCAAGGGCTTCACCGCCCCCGCCGTCGAGATCGCGCTGGCCTCCTACCCGGGCTGCACGCTCGTCGGTCCGCCGGCGCCCGCGTCGCCCTACGGCATCTACCGCCCGGAGTACGTCTCCCGCGACAAGGTCGCGCACACCGTCGTGCACGCCGACGGCACCCGCGAGGTCGTCGCCGACCCGACGACGTACGGGACCGCTGACGTCGCCGACGCCGGGCGGACGACCGCCTCCGGCACGACGGCCGTGACCGCAGGGGAGACCGTCCAGCTCGGGCGGCTCGTCCACGCCCGCTCGGGCGACAAGGGCGGCAACGCCAACCTCGGCCTCTGGATCCCGCGCGACGGAGGGGCGGAGAGCGACGAGAAGTATGCCGCCCGCGTCGCGTGGCTGCTCGACTTCGTCACCCCCGAGAAGGTGCGCGAGCTCGTGCCCGAGGCCGCCGACCTCGACGTCGACGTCTACGCCCTGCCGAAGCTGGGCGCCGTCAACGTCGTCATCCACGGCTTGCTCGGAGCCGGTGTCGCAGCATCCACCCGCGTCGACCCCCAGGCCAAGGCCCTGGGCGAGTGGGTCCGTTCACGCCACGTCACTGTCGAAGGAGGACTGCTGTGA
- a CDS encoding amino acid ABC transporter ATP-binding protein, with amino-acid sequence MSDPLLRVQGVRKAYGSKVVLDDVSLEVAAGDVVCLIGASGSGKSTLMRCLNLLEDVDDGTIEFEGREISDPLVDRRAVHARMGMVFQAYNLFPHLTVLDNVTLAPRRVHKVPRREAEARARGLLEQFGLADKADVHPDRLSGGQQQRVALVRALATGPALLLLDEITAALDPELVGDVLRAVRALAAEGTTMVLATHEMDFAREVATQVCFLDGGRILEQGPPAQIFSAPREERTRQFLARVLG; translated from the coding sequence ATGAGCGATCCGTTGCTGCGGGTGCAGGGCGTACGCAAGGCGTACGGCTCGAAGGTCGTCCTTGACGACGTCTCCCTCGAGGTGGCGGCCGGCGACGTGGTCTGCCTGATCGGCGCCTCGGGGTCGGGCAAGTCGACGCTGATGCGTTGCCTCAACCTGCTGGAGGACGTCGACGACGGCACGATCGAGTTCGAGGGTCGCGAGATCTCCGACCCGCTGGTCGACCGGCGGGCCGTGCACGCCCGGATGGGGATGGTCTTCCAGGCCTACAACCTCTTCCCGCACCTGACCGTGCTCGACAACGTCACCCTCGCGCCGCGCCGGGTGCACAAGGTCCCGCGCCGCGAGGCGGAGGCCAGGGCCCGGGGGCTGCTGGAGCAGTTCGGCCTGGCCGACAAGGCCGACGTGCACCCCGACCGGCTCTCCGGCGGCCAGCAGCAGCGGGTGGCACTCGTACGCGCGCTGGCGACCGGCCCGGCGCTGCTGCTGCTCGACGAGATCACCGCGGCGCTCGACCCAGAGCTGGTCGGCGACGTGCTGCGGGCGGTGCGGGCGCTGGCCGCGGAGGGGACCACGATGGTGCTCGCCACCCATGAGATGGACTTCGCCCGCGAGGTCGCGACGCAGGTCTGCTTCCTCGACGGTGGTCGGATCCTCGAGCAGGGGCCGCCGGCGCAGATCTTCAGCGCGCCCCGTGAGGAGCGGACGCGTCAGTTCCTGGCCCGCGTGCTGGGCTAG
- a CDS encoding TIGR03084 family metal-binding protein: MSDPVLDGILADLAAEGDALESLVAPLDDAGWRTPTPAEGWDVATTIAHLAWTDEVAVKAATDKEAWDAEVMVAIMNPTGYVDEMAAKGAEAAPADLLARWQVARPALATTLAEFPSGEKLMWFGPPMSPASMASARFMETWAHGLDVADALGVTVEPTDRIRHVAHIGVRTRNYSFNNNELEAPADEFRVELTAPSGEVWTYGPEDAAQKVTGSALDFCRLVTQRVHRDDTDLVAVGDDAEKWLTIAQAFAGPAGGGRAAQGAVA, translated from the coding sequence ATGTCTGATCCCGTCCTCGACGGAATCCTGGCCGACCTGGCGGCCGAGGGCGACGCCCTCGAGTCGCTCGTCGCGCCCCTCGACGACGCCGGGTGGCGCACCCCCACCCCGGCCGAGGGCTGGGACGTCGCCACCACCATCGCCCACCTCGCCTGGACCGACGAGGTCGCCGTCAAGGCGGCCACCGACAAGGAGGCGTGGGACGCCGAGGTGATGGTCGCGATCATGAACCCCACCGGCTACGTCGACGAGATGGCGGCCAAGGGCGCCGAGGCGGCCCCGGCCGACCTGCTCGCCCGCTGGCAGGTGGCCCGCCCGGCGCTCGCCACGACGCTGGCGGAGTTTCCTTCCGGGGAGAAGCTGATGTGGTTCGGTCCGCCGATGTCGCCGGCCTCGATGGCCAGCGCGCGCTTCATGGAGACCTGGGCCCACGGCCTCGACGTCGCCGACGCGCTCGGTGTCACCGTCGAACCGACCGACCGGATCCGCCACGTCGCCCACATCGGCGTGCGCACCCGCAACTACTCCTTCAACAACAACGAGCTCGAGGCCCCGGCCGACGAGTTCCGCGTCGAGCTCACCGCCCCGTCGGGCGAGGTGTGGACGTACGGCCCCGAGGACGCCGCGCAGAAGGTCACCGGCTCCGCCCTCGACTTCTGCCGCCTCGTCACCCAGCGCGTGCACCGCGACGACACCGACCTGGTGGCCGTCGGCGACGACGCCGAGAAGTGGCTGACCATCGCGCAGGCCTTCGCCGGCCCGGCCGGCGGCGGCCGCGCAGCCCAGGGAGCCGTCGCATGA
- a CDS encoding acyl-CoA dehydrogenase family protein: MGVSIPESAGGVGGGLLDTVALQEGMFSEGATSGLMSALFTHGIALPHIIAHGSDELIDTYVRPTVAGDMIGSLGITEPGGGSDVGNIRTTAVRDGDHWVINGSKTFITSGTRADFVTTAVRTGGPGAGGVSLIVVPTDTPASRSTASSPRWAGTPPTPPSCRTSTCACR, encoded by the coding sequence ATGGGCGTCTCGATCCCCGAGTCGGCCGGCGGCGTGGGCGGTGGGCTGCTCGACACCGTCGCCCTGCAGGAGGGCATGTTCTCCGAGGGCGCCACCTCGGGCCTGATGTCCGCGCTCTTCACGCACGGCATCGCGCTGCCGCACATCATCGCCCACGGCTCCGACGAGCTCATCGACACGTACGTCCGCCCCACGGTCGCCGGCGACATGATCGGCTCGCTCGGCATCACCGAGCCCGGCGGCGGCTCCGACGTCGGCAACATCCGCACCACTGCTGTCCGCGACGGTGACCACTGGGTGATCAACGGGTCGAAGACCTTCATCACCTCGGGCACCCGCGCCGACTTCGTCACCACCGCGGTCCGCACCGGTGGCCCCGGCGCCGGCGGCGTCTCGCTGATCGTGGTGCCGACCGACACCCCGGCTTCTCGGTCGACCGCAAGCTCGCCAAGATGGGCTGGCACTCCTCCGACACCGCCGAGCTGTCGTACGTCGACGTGCGCGTGCCGCTGA
- a CDS encoding ABC transporter substrate-binding protein — protein MRIPRTAAAATIPLLLALAACAPAEEKSADPAPTSEAGDPAECAADKVLTDGKLTVATDSPAYEPWFAGNDPSNGKGFESAVAYAVADKLGFAEGDVTWVKVPFNNSYAPGKKKFDFDINQISITAERLEVVDFSEGYYAPTQAIIALNGSKASKVADFDGLETFKLGAQTGTTSLTAIREEIEPTAKPLVFEDTNAAKQALLNGQVDAIVADLPTALYITAVEIEDSTIVGQFAYDDDAVEEFGMLFEKGNALVGCVDAALAELKEDGTLAALEQEWLSDTADVPVLD, from the coding sequence ATGCGCATCCCCCGTACCGCTGCTGCCGCCACGATCCCGCTCCTCCTCGCCCTCGCCGCCTGTGCGCCGGCCGAGGAGAAGAGCGCTGACCCCGCCCCCACCTCCGAGGCGGGTGACCCGGCGGAGTGCGCCGCCGACAAGGTGCTCACCGACGGCAAGCTGACCGTCGCCACCGACTCCCCGGCGTACGAGCCGTGGTTCGCCGGCAACGACCCCTCCAACGGCAAGGGCTTCGAGTCCGCCGTGGCCTACGCGGTCGCCGACAAGCTGGGCTTCGCCGAGGGCGACGTCACCTGGGTCAAGGTGCCGTTCAACAACTCCTACGCACCGGGCAAGAAGAAGTTCGACTTCGACATCAACCAGATCTCGATCACCGCCGAGCGCCTCGAGGTCGTCGACTTCTCCGAGGGCTACTACGCGCCCACGCAGGCGATCATCGCCCTCAACGGCTCGAAGGCCAGCAAGGTCGCCGACTTCGACGGGCTGGAGACCTTCAAGCTCGGCGCCCAGACCGGCACCACCTCGCTGACCGCGATCCGCGAGGAGATCGAGCCGACCGCCAAGCCGCTGGTCTTCGAGGACACCAACGCCGCCAAGCAGGCGCTGCTCAACGGCCAGGTCGACGCGATCGTCGCCGACCTGCCGACCGCGCTCTACATCACCGCCGTCGAGATCGAGGACTCCACCATCGTGGGCCAGTTCGCCTACGACGACGACGCGGTCGAGGAGTTCGGCATGCTCTTCGAGAAGGGCAACGCCCTGGTCGGCTGCGTCGACGCCGCGCTGGCCGAGCTGAAGGAGGACGGCACCCTGGCCGCCCTCGAGCAGGAGTGGCTCTCCGACACGGCCGACGTGCCGGTCCTCGACTGA
- a CDS encoding acyclic terpene utilization AtuA family protein, which translates to MSDRRTTDPVLIGNCSGFYGDRLSAFREMLEGGPLDYLTGDYLAELTMLILGRDTFKDPNLGYARTFVRQCEDALGTALEKGVKVVTNAGGLNPAGLAEKLREVSTGLGLDVKIAHVEGDDLRAQAADLGFTGALTANAYLGGFGIAAALNAAR; encoded by the coding sequence ATGAGTGACCGGCGCACGACCGACCCCGTCCTGATCGGCAACTGCTCCGGTTTCTACGGCGACCGTCTCTCGGCCTTCCGGGAGATGCTCGAGGGTGGCCCCCTCGACTACCTGACCGGTGACTACCTGGCCGAGCTGACCATGCTCATCCTGGGGCGCGACACCTTCAAGGACCCCAACCTCGGCTACGCCCGCACCTTCGTACGCCAGTGCGAGGACGCCCTGGGCACCGCGCTGGAGAAGGGCGTCAAGGTCGTCACCAACGCCGGCGGCCTCAACCCCGCCGGCCTGGCCGAGAAGCTGCGCGAGGTCTCGACCGGCCTCGGCCTGGACGTGAAGATCGCCCACGTCGAGGGTGACGACCTGCGCGCCCAGGCGGCCGACCTCGGCTTCACCGGTGCGCTGACCGCCAACGCCTACCTCGGTGGCTTCGGCATCGCGGCCGCCCTGAACGCGGCGCGCTGA
- a CDS encoding carboxyl transferase domain-containing protein, with translation MVGKEYEQGGIIKHGAAMINAVSNSTVPHHLRADRLLLRPRNYGMNGRAYDPRFLFTWPNAKSAVMGQQLAGVLSIVSRAAAEAKGKPFDEEADAGMRAFRRAMVEEQSLPYVLSGMLYATTASSTRATPAPCWGSPSPP, from the coding sequence ATGGTCGGCAAGGAGTACGAGCAGGGCGGCATCATCAAGCACGGTGCCGCGATGATCAACGCGGTCTCCAACTCGACCGTCCCGCACCATCTCCGTGCTGATCGGCTCCTCCTACGGCCGCGCAACTACGGCATGAACGGACGTGCGTACGACCCGCGCTTCCTCTTCACCTGGCCCAACGCGAAGTCGGCGGTCATGGGGCAGCAGCTCGCCGGCGTGCTCTCCATCGTCTCCCGCGCGGCGGCCGAGGCGAAGGGCAAGCCGTTCGACGAGGAGGCCGACGCCGGCATGCGTGCCTTTCGTCGAGCAATGGTCGAGGAGCAGTCGCTGCCCTACGTCCTGAGCGGAATGCTCTACGCTACGACGGCGTCATCGACCCGCGCGACACCCGCACCGTGCTGGGGATCGCCTTCTCCGCCATGA
- a CDS encoding carboxyl transferase domain-containing protein, with protein MTETTVDTAEAPEELTVEELSVEEQRRAHLLSKLADLDEQHAKAVAGGGEKYIERHHKRGKLLPRERIELLIDEGTAFLELSPLAGWGSDFTVGASTVCGIGVVEGVECMISANDPTVKGGASNPWTLKKTFRAAQIAEENNLPQISLVESAGADLPTQKEIFIPGGKIFRDLARPRVVASPPSRWSSATRPPVAPTCPA; from the coding sequence ATGACCGAGACCACTGTTGACACCGCCGAGGCGCCCGAGGAGCTCACCGTCGAGGAGCTCAGCGTGGAGGAGCAGCGCCGCGCGCACCTGCTCTCCAAGCTCGCCGACCTCGACGAGCAGCACGCCAAGGCCGTCGCCGGCGGCGGCGAGAAGTACATCGAGCGCCACCACAAGCGCGGCAAGCTGCTGCCCCGTGAGCGCATCGAGCTGCTGATCGACGAAGGCACCGCGTTCCTCGAGCTGAGCCCGCTGGCGGGCTGGGGCTCCGACTTCACCGTCGGCGCCTCCACCGTCTGCGGCATCGGCGTCGTCGAGGGCGTGGAGTGCATGATCTCCGCCAACGACCCCACCGTGAAGGGTGGCGCGTCGAACCCCTGGACGCTGAAGAAGACCTTCCGTGCCGCGCAGATCGCCGAGGAGAACAACCTCCCGCAGATCTCCCTGGTCGAGTCGGCCGGTGCTGACCTGCCGACCCAGAAGGAGATCTTCATCCCGGGCGGCAAGATCTTCCGCGACCTGGCCCGCCCTCGGGTCGTCGCCAGCCCACCATCGCGCTGGTCTTCGGCAACTCGACCGCCGGTGGCGCCTACGTGCCCGGCCTGA
- a CDS encoding ABC transporter ATP-binding protein yields MTPTVPAPAVLVEDLHVRFGEVEAVTGVGFEAPPGRATALLGRNGAGKSTTMRVLAGVVPPTSGRVVVAGIDVSQDPLGVKRAVGYCPDVGGLVPRATPWEHLQLSASLRRMTGWEPRARDLLERFELGDVAHRVTTGFSHGMGRRLSVILAAFHEPDVLLLDEPFDGVDPIGVEATFEVVADARARGASILLSTHLRELAIETCSTALVLRGGARVADMDAIDLRGEEGADAYRALLD; encoded by the coding sequence GTGACACCCACCGTCCCCGCTCCTGCCGTGCTCGTCGAGGACCTCCACGTCCGATTCGGTGAGGTCGAGGCCGTCACCGGCGTCGGCTTCGAGGCCCCGCCCGGCCGCGCCACCGCGCTGCTGGGCCGCAACGGCGCCGGCAAGTCCACGACCATGCGCGTCCTGGCGGGCGTCGTCCCGCCGACCAGCGGTCGCGTCGTCGTCGCCGGCATCGACGTCAGCCAGGACCCGCTCGGCGTGAAGCGCGCGGTCGGCTACTGCCCCGACGTCGGCGGCCTGGTGCCGCGCGCGACGCCGTGGGAGCACCTCCAGCTCTCCGCCAGCCTGCGTCGGATGACCGGCTGGGAGCCGCGGGCCCGCGACCTGCTCGAGCGCTTCGAGCTCGGCGACGTCGCGCACCGCGTCACCACCGGCTTCTCCCACGGCATGGGCCGCCGGCTCTCCGTGATCCTCGCTGCCTTCCACGAGCCCGACGTCCTGCTGCTCGACGAGCCCTTCGACGGCGTCGACCCGATCGGTGTGGAGGCGACCTTCGAGGTGGTCGCCGACGCCCGTGCCCGCGGCGCCTCGATCCTGCTCTCCACCCACCTGCGCGAGCTCGCCATCGAGACCTGCTCGACGGCGCTCGTGCTGCGTGGCGGCGCCCGCGTCGCCGACATGGACGCGATCGACCTGCGAGGGGAGGAAGGCGCCGATGCCTACCGCGCCCTCCTCGACTGA